In the genome of Bremerella sp. P1, the window GCCAATGCAAATGACGTCTGGATGCTGAAAAATGCGAAAAGGACAAGAGACAATGTTTGCAGTTTTGGAAACGTCATGATGCAACTACTCGGCGAATGCCACCGTCATGCTTTCGATGATTGGCTTCGACTTGTTCTCGGTTGAATCAGTCAGACGCATTTCGATTTGAAACCCGTAGCCGGCCGGCAAACCCGAAAGGTCTAGCTCCGCAGGCGTTTTCGCGATTTGCTTCGAAAAGCCTGGTGTGTAGTCGTACTTCTCTTGGACTTCGGTCCAACCGGTCCACTGATCGATCTTGCCATCGTCGTCGGTATCGACTCCGACACGGACCTCAACGGTCTCGACCCACGGACCCGGGCTGACAAAATCGGTCTTCTGCTGTGTGGCGAGGTAGAACTGTCCCTCGGCGAACGCAATATCCGGATCCGGGTGGCCGTTGCCGATATGGTCGCACCATGTGAACTGTTGGTCGATTGAGGGCGAGGTAAACCAGCCCACGCTCATCTGATGCCCGCCCACGGGATCGTAGTCGCCGAAGAGGTAGTACTGACCGCCAATGCAGATCGCTGCCCAGTCACCAAAGGCTTCCTGCTCAGGCTCGTGAACGTTGTACTGGGCAATGTTGGTTTTGAAGTTCTTCGGATCTTCCTTGGCCCAGTGAGGATGTTTGTAGGTGGCTATTTCTCCCGTTGGTTTCGTCCGCATGTCGACAGGCGGCTTGCCGAACTTGAAATCGGTGATGCCATTGCCACTGACGGCATGGCCAGCTAGAGGAGAGTCCCATGAACGTTTGCTGGCGTTGATCGGGCTCCAATCTTCGATGATCACATGCATATTTCCCTGTAGATCGCGAATGAATCCGGCATCCGAACCGTGCGAGGGGTCGCGTACGGCGATGCCCATGTTCTTGCCAGGCTTGCCATCGAAGAGATCTTCATCGACGTAGACGTGTGGGTCTTGGTCATTGGGGAAGTCGTAGTAGATCAATGCCTTGCCATCGACCCACTCAGCACTGGTCACCCACTTGGAAAAACCTTCAGTGACCGGACCGTGATGAACCCAGGTCTTCATGTCCCGGCTCTGCCAGGCATGGTAACCACCTTTACCTGGTTTTAGTCCTCCTGGGGCGTTGTACTGATTGGGGTAGGGCGTGGTTTGCACCGGGTAGTCATATCCTTCCAATGCAACTTCCGCTGGCTGAAACTTTGTATTCTGTTTCCCTTTACCATAACGCCCGAACATCCAGTAGTTGTTAGGACCGACTGTCAGCAGAACCGGCGCGTCGCCCAGGTTAGACGGGCCGATATTGTCTATCGGATTCCAGTTTTGCCAGATCGGTGACTGGGTCAGGGTGAGGGTTTTGGCAGATTGTTTCTTGTCAGTAGCATGAACTTTTGTGGTGATGGTCGCGGTCTTTTCCTTTGGGGAGACCGTTCCATCGGCGACAGAGGCTCCTTGAGCCTTGGCAATATTCTGGTTCCACTCTGCCTCGCTATCGATTTTCCAGTCGGCGGCCTGTAATTGATTACTGGCGAAAAAGGCTGAGACGATTAAGAGTGGCAGGTAGCTGATGGGGCGGCTGAAACTTCGTGGGAATGTCATATTTGCGTGTCTTGAGTGTATTGGAGTAGATGACTAGGGTCTCGATGGGATCGGCTTAAGGTGGCTGTCTGCCTCAATGCAGATGACTTCTTTCATGGTATGGGCGTACAGTCTTTGATTAGCGTAGGTTACGGTAGCCAGCGTCCAGGTTTCTCCGCCAGGACCAAGGTCATTGATGGCGACCAGGGCTTCTGGGGTGAGTTCGTCGGCGTGGGTGTCGATGACGTACACCGTACCTGTTACTACCGGTAGCAAGAGGTACCTGCCGATTAAAACCGGACTAGCTGCAGAAATATGCCCCCATCCCGTTCCTTGGTGCCCTTTGTCTCCAACTGGAAAACCAGCTGCGTTGACCGGCATATTGCTGGGATTGCCCTTACCCCATAGCCATTCGTCTGCTTCACGAGACACAGGACTGGCCATTAACTGAGCAGGCAATTCGAGATACTCAACGACGCCAGTTTCGACATGAATCCGACCGAGAAAGTGAACGTTGTGTGAGAGAAACCAGTGCCAGTCGCCAACGACAATGTTGGCCTGATTGGTATTGGGATGTCCTTTTCCGGCTTTGACTGTAATGTCGGTCTTCTTGCTCCAGACATTCTTCGTGGGATCGAATTTCCAGAGCGTCGCGCCAGTGTACAGTGGCTGCTCACGCAACAGTTTGCCGGACGCGGCATCGAGCACAATATGCTGGCCTCCGCGAAAACCAAAAACACAATTCTGGTTCCAGTGGCTTGCGAATGAAGGGTCATATCCTTTCAATTCAGTGCTCCAGAGCGTTTTGCCTTCTTCGCCCGGTGCGAGACTCGTCAGACTGTGTCCCGTTGGCTTCTCGAGTGGTTGATGGGGACCGCCCCGTGCGTGCGAGATTGCCCACTTGCCATCCGCTGTCTTGCCGACTGTGGGAGTGTTATGGACGACTGTTCCGACCTGCTCACGCCAAAGCACTTCGCCGGTACGCTTGTCGATACCATGTACGTAGGTCCATACTTCTTTTTCGTCAACACCGGTAGGTACGGCTGTGTTACGGGACTGTTGTCCTGGAGCTAACCATTTTTGGATCTTCGCACCCTGCTGCTTGTTGGCGACTTCTACGTACAGGATCGTATTGCCAATTAAGTAAGGTTCGGCTTGCCGGTTGTTGTGTTTGAATCTTGGTGTCCATTCACGTAGCCATATCTCTTGGCCGGACATGTCGTAACACCCCATTGA includes:
- a CDS encoding outer membrane protein assembly factor BamB family protein, which gives rise to MKNILGFCLDADTGDVLWQVKLPGTAFISLAGGFTDGTVFAPITDGEHVWFFNRCGSMGCYDMSGQEIWLREWTPRFKHNNRQAEPYLIGNTILYVEVANKQQGAKIQKWLAPGQQSRNTAVPTGVDEKEVWTYVHGIDKRTGEVLWREQVGTVVHNTPTVGKTADGKWAISHARGGPHQPLEKPTGHSLTSLAPGEEGKTLWSTELKGYDPSFASHWNQNCVFGFRGGQHIVLDAASGKLLREQPLYTGATLWKFDPTKNVWSKKTDITVKAGKGHPNTNQANIVVGDWHWFLSHNVHFLGRIHVETGVVEYLELPAQLMASPVSREADEWLWGKGNPSNMPVNAAGFPVGDKGHQGTGWGHISAASPVLIGRYLLLPVVTGTVYVIDTHADELTPEALVAINDLGPGGETWTLATVTYANQRLYAHTMKEVICIEADSHLKPIPSRP